In Castanea sativa cultivar Marrone di Chiusa Pesio chromosome 6, ASM4071231v1, a single window of DNA contains:
- the LOC142640970 gene encoding metal tolerance protein 11 isoform X1, with translation MTDPVALDNDEERSLLSEPSFTDDRSWRLNFDGFQVSTDHQDKKPPRGLHDCCLGVLGPEDNVAEYYQQQAEMLEGFNEMDELTRSGSLPKMSKEEKDKLARSETFAIRISNIANMFLFAAKVYASVRSGSLAIIASTLDSLLDLLSGFILWFTAFSMKTPNPYQYPIGKRRMQPLGILVFASVMATLGLQIILESIRTLLSDENDFSLTKEQEEWVVGIMLSVTLVKLGLVLYCRSFTDEIVKAYAQDHFFDVITNVIGLIAALLANYITDWMDPVGAIILALYTIRTWSMTVLENVNSLVGKSAAPEYLQKLTYLCWNHDEAIKHIDTVRAYTFGSHYFVEVDIVLPAGMPLQEAHDIGESLQEKLEHLPDIERAFVHLDYEYSHKPEHAQSHH, from the exons ATGACTGACCCGGTGGCGCTCGATAACGACGAGGAGCGCTCGCTGTTGTCGGAGCCCAGCTTTACTGATGACCGGTCGTGGCGGTTGAACTTCGATGGGTTTCAGGTATCCACTGACCACCAGGACAAAAAGCCTCCTCGTGGACTCCATGACTGCTGTCTTGGGGTTTTAG GTCCTGAAGATAATGTGGCTGAGTACTATCAGCAGCAGGCAGAAATGCTTGAGGGCTTTAATGAGATGGATGAGTTAACAAGAAGTGGTTCTCTTCCTAAGATGTCAAAG GAAGAGAAGGACAAGTTGGCTAGAAGTGAAACGTTTGCTATTAGGATATCAAATATTGCAAACATGTTTCTCTTTGCGGCTAAAGTCTATGCATCTGTCCGAAGTGGTTCCTTAGCCATCATTGCATCCACATTGGACTCACTTCTTGATCTTCTGTCTGGCTTCATCCTGTGGTTTACAGCATTCTCCATGAAAACACCAAATCCATATCAATATCCTATTGGGAAGAGACGTATGCAGCCATTG GGGATCCTTGTTTTTGCCTCTGTCATGGCAACCCTTGGACTGCAGATAATCTTGGAGTCAATACGCACACTATTATCTGAT GAGAATGATTTCTCATTGACCAAAGAGCAAGAGGAATGGGTTGTTGGCATTATGCTCTCTGTGACTTTGGTAAAACTCGGTCTGGTTCTTTATTGCCGTTCTTTCACTGATGAGATCGTCAAAGCTTATGCCCAGGACCACTTTTTTGATGTTATCACCAACGTTATTGGACTCATTGCTGCTCTCCTTGCTAATTATATTACTGATTGGATGGATCCTGTTGGAGCTATCATT CTGGCTTTGTATACCATCCGTACATGGTCAATGACAGTGTTGGAAAATGTGAACTCCCTCGTGGGAAAATCAGCTGCACCAGAGTATCTACAGAAACTGACATACCTCTGTTGGAACCACGACGAGGCCATAAAACATATTGATACAGTTCGGGCGTACACCTTTGGCTCTCACTACTTTGTGGAAGTTGACATAGTCTTGCCAGCAGGCATGCCCTTGCAAGAGGCTCACGACATTGGGGAATCCTTGCAGGAGAAGCTTGAGCACTTGCCTGACATCGAGCGTGCCTTTGTACATCTCGATTATGAGTACTCGCACAAACCTGAGCATGCTCAGTCACACCACTAG
- the LOC142640970 gene encoding metal tolerance protein 11 isoform X2, with product MLEGFNEMDELTRSGSLPKMSKEEKDKLARSETFAIRISNIANMFLFAAKVYASVRSGSLAIIASTLDSLLDLLSGFILWFTAFSMKTPNPYQYPIGKRRMQPLGILVFASVMATLGLQIILESIRTLLSDENDFSLTKEQEEWVVGIMLSVTLVKLGLVLYCRSFTDEIVKAYAQDHFFDVITNVIGLIAALLANYITDWMDPVGAIILALYTIRTWSMTVLENVNSLVGKSAAPEYLQKLTYLCWNHDEAIKHIDTVRAYTFGSHYFVEVDIVLPAGMPLQEAHDIGESLQEKLEHLPDIERAFVHLDYEYSHKPEHAQSHH from the exons ATGCTTGAGGGCTTTAATGAGATGGATGAGTTAACAAGAAGTGGTTCTCTTCCTAAGATGTCAAAG GAAGAGAAGGACAAGTTGGCTAGAAGTGAAACGTTTGCTATTAGGATATCAAATATTGCAAACATGTTTCTCTTTGCGGCTAAAGTCTATGCATCTGTCCGAAGTGGTTCCTTAGCCATCATTGCATCCACATTGGACTCACTTCTTGATCTTCTGTCTGGCTTCATCCTGTGGTTTACAGCATTCTCCATGAAAACACCAAATCCATATCAATATCCTATTGGGAAGAGACGTATGCAGCCATTG GGGATCCTTGTTTTTGCCTCTGTCATGGCAACCCTTGGACTGCAGATAATCTTGGAGTCAATACGCACACTATTATCTGAT GAGAATGATTTCTCATTGACCAAAGAGCAAGAGGAATGGGTTGTTGGCATTATGCTCTCTGTGACTTTGGTAAAACTCGGTCTGGTTCTTTATTGCCGTTCTTTCACTGATGAGATCGTCAAAGCTTATGCCCAGGACCACTTTTTTGATGTTATCACCAACGTTATTGGACTCATTGCTGCTCTCCTTGCTAATTATATTACTGATTGGATGGATCCTGTTGGAGCTATCATT CTGGCTTTGTATACCATCCGTACATGGTCAATGACAGTGTTGGAAAATGTGAACTCCCTCGTGGGAAAATCAGCTGCACCAGAGTATCTACAGAAACTGACATACCTCTGTTGGAACCACGACGAGGCCATAAAACATATTGATACAGTTCGGGCGTACACCTTTGGCTCTCACTACTTTGTGGAAGTTGACATAGTCTTGCCAGCAGGCATGCCCTTGCAAGAGGCTCACGACATTGGGGAATCCTTGCAGGAGAAGCTTGAGCACTTGCCTGACATCGAGCGTGCCTTTGTACATCTCGATTATGAGTACTCGCACAAACCTGAGCATGCTCAGTCACACCACTAG